A DNA window from Syngnathus typhle isolate RoL2023-S1 ecotype Sweden linkage group LG2, RoL_Styp_1.0, whole genome shotgun sequence contains the following coding sequences:
- the LOC133167769 gene encoding zinc finger protein 513-like isoform X2, giving the protein MAAWQATRVVCFWTMTSGRVETWALASLKFCLWMPIPEDLSGQFLSCKGCGQLLCDTPLGAAFDHGLDCGLKSDLYCLTCESDFQGAASIKSRQAADAKMADGSLVVTSDRKKRSQMGATGELPPKVYSCSLCTFTSRYSNHLKRHMHIHAGEKPYRCPVCPYASTQLVNLKRHARTHTGEKPYRCHQCSHACSSLGNLRRHQRMHEMDRRPRRGKETTTRASGRKVKGKSEKAVSNRMRQVSQESAYLQAQDRLSSPAGSSPVLLFPLCCRRCGLTLDAIDMEDSDMQVCHRCSLDPLVKDGVDCSRSQFGPLESHQGGNQPYRCPLCPFLSHYPHHLARHAHIHAAEKPHRCPQCSYTSSHLDNLKRHLRVHTGEKPYQCPSCSYACGNLANLRRHERIHSGAKPFHCDICGYSCNQSMNLKRHMLRHTGEKPYACAECDYTTGHLDNYKRHQRKHGADNWDRPGAQHDLGWAEEHQENQGRD; this is encoded by the exons ATGGCGGCGTGGCAGGCAACACGGGTTGTCTGCTTCTGGACGATGACATCCGGCCGAGTGGAGACTTGGGCTTTGGCAAGTCTGAAATTTTGCCTTTGGATGCCGATTCCG GAAGATCTTTCAGGACAGTTCCTCTCATGTAAAGGTTGTGGTCAACTTCTTTGTGACACGCCACTGGGAGCAGCGTTTGATCATG GACTAGACTGTGGTCTTAAGTCGGACCTCTACTGTCTCACCTGCGAAAGCGATTTCCAGGGTGCGGCCTCCATCAAATCCAGGCAGGCGGCGGACGCCAAGATGGCCGACGGATCCTTGGTCGTTACGTCGGACAGGAAGAAAAGAAGTCAAATGGGCGCGACTGGGGAGCTTCCTCCTAAAGTCTACTCCTGCTCACTGTGCACCTTCACGTCCCGTTACTCCAATCACCTGAAACGGCACATGCACATCCACGCCGGAGAGAAACCCTACCGCTGCCCCGTTTGCCCCTACGCTTCCACGCAGCTCGTCAACCTGAAGCgccacgcgcgcacgcacacgggaGAAAAGCCGTACCGCTGCCATCAGTGCAGTCACGCCTGCAGTTCCCTCGGCAACCTGCGCCGGCACCAACGCATGCACGAGATGGATCGGCGGCCGAGGAGGGGGAAGGAGACGACGACGAGAGCCAGTGGGAGAAAAGTCAAGGGGAAAAGCGAAAAAG CCGTCTCCAACCGGATGCGGCAAGTTTCTCAGGAGTCGGCTTACCTGCAGGCGCAGGACAGGCTGAGCTCGCCCGCCGGCTCGTCGCCTGTCCTGCTGTTCCCGCTGTGCTGCCGGCGGTGCGGCCTCACGCTGGACGCCATCGACATGGAGGACAGCGATATGCAA GTGTGTCATCGTTGCTCGTTGGACCCGCTGGTCAAAGATGGCGTTGATTGTTCAAGAAGTCAGTTTGGGCCTCTGGAGTCGCACCAGGGTGGCAACCAGCCCTACCGCTGCCCTCTGTGTCCCTTTCTATCGCACTACCCCCACCACCTGGCCCGCCACGCCCACATCCACGCCGCGGAGAAACCTCACCGCTGTCCGCAGTGCTCCTACACTTCCTCCCACCTGGACAACCTCAAGCGCCACCTGCGCGtgcacacgggcgagaagccctACCAATGCCCGTCGTGCAGCTACGCCTGCGGCAACCTGGCCAACCTGCGGCGCCACGAGCGCATCCACTCGGGCGCCAAGCCTTTCCACTGTGACATTTGCGGCTACTCGTGCAACCAGAGCATGAACTTGAAGAGACACATGTTGCGACACACCGGCGAGAAGCCGTACGCCTGCGCCGAGTGTGACTACACCACGGGACATTTGGACAATTACAAACGACATCAGAGGAAACATGGCGCGGACAACTGGGACCGGCCGGGGGCCCAACATGACCTCGGCTGGGCCGAAGAACACCAGGAGAACCAAGGGCGCGATTAA
- the clcn4 gene encoding H(+)/Cl(-) exchange transporter 4, whose protein sequence is MEAAEGVSCATPTDEMNGAGNLMDFLEEPFPDVATYEDFHTIDWLREKSRDTDRHRKITSKSKESFWELTKSLLDAWSGWVVMLLIGLLSGTLAGVIDLAVDWMTDLKEGVCLSDFWYSHEQCCWTSNETTFDDRDKCPQWQKWAELMTGTSEGAGAYVLNYLLYVMWALFFSFLAVSLVRVFAPYACGSGIPEIKTILSGFIIRGYLGKWTLLIKTVTLVLAVSSGLSLGKEGPLVHVACCCGNLFCSLFSKYSKNEGKRREVLSAAAAAGVSVAFGAPIGGVLFSLEEVSYYFPLKTLWRSFFAALVAAFTLRSINPFGNSRLVLFYVEYHTPWYMAELVPFILLGVFGGLWGTLFIRANIAWCRRRKTTQLGKFPVLEVIAVTGITAVLAYPNPYTRRSTSELISELFNDCGALESSQLCDYINNPNMSRPVDDIPDRPAGPGVYNALWQLALALVFKIVITIFTFGMKIPSGLFIPSMAVGAIAGRIVGIAVEQMAYHHHDWIIFKSWCRPGADCVTPGLYAMVGAAACLGGVTRMTVSLVVIMFELTGGLEYIVPLMAAAVTSKWVADAFGKEGIYESHIQLNGYPYLDVRDEFTHRTLAADVMRPRRSDPPLAVLTQDATTVEDVEMLIKDTDYNGFPVVVSRDSERLIGFVQRRDLTLAIKTARQKQDGVVSSSVVYFTEDTPQLPASAPQPLKLRRILNLSPFTVTDHTPMETLVDIFRKLGLRQCLVTRSGRLLGIITKKDVLRHMAQMMNQDPESIMFN, encoded by the exons ATGGAGGCCGCCGAAG GTGTGAGTTGCGCCACGCCCACAGACGAGATGAACGGAGCTGGCAACTTGATGGACTTCCTGGAGGAGCCCTTCCCCGACGTGGCCACCTATGAAGACTTCCACACCATTGATTGGCTGAGGGAGAAGTCAAGGGATACTGACCGCCACCGCAAG ATCACCAGCAAGAGTAAAGAGTCCTTTTGGGAGCTGACCAAGAGCCTGCTGGATGCGTGGTCGGGATGGGTGGTGATGCTGCTCATTGGACTTCTTTCAG GTACGCTGGCCGGAGTCATCGACCTGGCGGTGGACTGGATGACGGACCTGAAGGAGGGTGTGTGTCTGTCCGACTTCTGGTACAGCCACGAGCAGTGCTGCTGGACATCCAACGAGACGACTTTCGACGACCGTGACAAGTGTCCGCAGTGGCAGAAGTGGGCGGAGTTAATGACAGGCACTTCTGAG ggagcgGGAGCATACGTGTTAAACTACTTGCTCTACGTCATGTGGGctcttttcttctccttcctgGCTGTGTCGCTGGTGCGAGTGTTTGCGCCGTACGCTTGCGGCTCAGGAATCCCGGAG ATCAAGACCATCCTCAGTGGCTTCATCATCCGCGGTTACCTGGGAAAATGGACGCTGCTCATCAAGACGGTCACGCTGGTTCTGGCCGTGTCGTCCGGGCTCAGTCTGGGGAAGGAGGGTCCCCTGGTCCATGTTGCGTGCTGCTGCGGGAACCTCTTCTGCAGCCTCTTTTCAAAGTACAGCAAGAACGAAGGCAAACGGCGAGAG GTGTTATCAGCTGCAGCGGCGGCCGGCGTGTCGGTGGCTTTTGGCGCACCCATCGGTGGGGTTCTTTTCAGCCTGGAAGAG GTCAGCTACTACTTCCCCCTCAAGACTTTATGGCGCTCCTTCTTTGCCGCATTGGTCGCCGCTTTCACGCTACGCTCCATCAACCCGTTTGGCAACAGCCGCCTGGTGCTCTTCTACGTGGAGTACCACACTCCGTGGTACATGGCCGAGCTGGTGCCCTTCATCCTGTTAGGCGTCTTCGGCGGCCTTTGGGGGACCCTCTTCATCCGCGCCAACATCGCCTGGTGCCGACGAAGGAAGACCACCCAGCTGGGGAAGTTTCCGGTTCTGGAAGTCATCGCGGTGACGGGTATCACCGCCGTGCTGGCGTATCCCAACCCGTACACCCGGCGCAGCACCAGCGAGCTCATCTCCGAGCTCTTCAACGATTGCGGAGCGCTGGAGTCATCGCAGCTCTGCGACTACATCAACAACCCCAACATGAGCCGACCCGTGGACGACATTCCCGACCGCCCGGCCGGCCCGGGTGTCTACAACGCTTTGTGGCAGCTGGCGCTCGCTCTCGTCTTTAAAATCGTCATCACCATCTTCACCTTCGGCATGAAG ATCCCGTCAGGCCTGTTCATCCCCAGCATGGCAGTGGGCGCCATCGCTGGGAGAATTGTCGGCATCGCGGTGGAGCAGATGGCGTACCACCACCACGACTGGATCATCTTCAAAAGCTGGTGCCGGCCCGGCGCCGACTGCGTCACACCTGGACTCTACGCCATGGTGGGCGCCGCCGCCTGTCTGG GCGGCGTGACCAGGATGACCGTCTCCTTGGTGGTCATCATGTTCGAGCTGACGGGCGGCCTGGAGTACATCGTTCCGCTCATGGCGGCCGCCGTCACCAGCAAGTGGGTGGCGGACGCCTTCGGGAAAGAGGGCATCTACGAGTCGCACATCCAGCTCAACGGCTACCCGTACCTGGATGTCCGAGACGAGTTCACGCACCGCACCTTAGCCGCCGACGTGATGCGGCCCCGTCGGAGCGACCCGCCGCTGGCCGTCCTCACGCAGGACGCCACCACTGTGGAGGACGTGGAGATGTTGATCAAAGACACGGATTACAACGGCTTCCCCGTGGTTGTGTCTCGGGATTCGGAGAGGCTCATCGGCTTTGTGCAGCGCAGGGACCTCACGCTCGCCATCA AAACCGCCCGTCAAAAACAAGACGGCGTGGTGAGCAGCTCGGTGGTCTACTTCACCGAGGACACGCCGCAGCTGCCGGCCAGCGCGCCGCAGCCCTTGAAGCTGCGCCGCATCCTCAACCTGAGCCCCTTTACCGTCACCGACCACACCCCCATGGAGACGCTAGTGGACATATTCCGCAAGCTAGGCCTCCGCCAGTGTCTGGTCACGCGCAGCGG GCGCCTGCTCGGCATCATCACCAAGAAGGACGTTCTGCGTCACATGGCGCAAATGATGAACCAGGATCCTGAGTCCATCATGTTCAATTAG
- the plaat1l gene encoding phospholipase A and acyltransferase 1 has product MGQSLAKHDAAQLFPGDIVEYPRNRYFSHFAIYYGERDGVRYVAHLTSRDSDAKIPLYGRALRSEVKLDPIELLGKKYKVNNMLDGCYPARDFYNVVKRAIDDMMGQEVTFDILFHNSEHQATLFRYGVKKSEQIEKIYKYIMPAWEKLFEEKKL; this is encoded by the exons ATGGGCCAG TCTTTGGCGAAACATGACGCAGCCCAGCTGTTCCCTGGAGACATCGTGGAGTATCCGAGGAACAGGTACTTCTCCCATTTTGCCATCTACTATGGGGAGAGGGATGGCGTCCGCTACGTGGCTCACCTGACATCTCGAG ATTCGGACGCCAAGATCCCCCTTTATGGCCGAGCGCTACGTTCAGAAGTGAAATTAGATCCGATTGAGTTGCTGGGGAAGAAGTACAAG GTGAACAACATGCTTGACGGTTGCTACCCGGCCAGAGATTTCTACAATGTCGTGAAGCGGGCTATTGATGACATGATGGGACAAGAAGTGACCTTTGACATTTTGTTCCACAACAGTGAACACCAGGCGACACTTTTTAGATACGGAGTGAAAAAGTCAGAGCAG atTGAGAAAATCTACAAGTACATCATGCCGGCTTGGGAGAAGCTGTTTGAGGAGAAGAAGCTGTGA
- the LOC133167769 gene encoding zinc finger protein 513-like isoform X1: protein MPRRKQSNPQPVKLELEDGGVAGNTGCLLLDDDIRPSGDLGFGKSEILPLDADSDLSGQFLSCKGCGQLLCDTPLGAAFDHGLDCGLKSDLYCLTCESDFQGAASIKSRQAADAKMADGSLVVTSDRKKRSQMGATGELPPKVYSCSLCTFTSRYSNHLKRHMHIHAGEKPYRCPVCPYASTQLVNLKRHARTHTGEKPYRCHQCSHACSSLGNLRRHQRMHEMDRRPRRGKETTTRASGRKVKGKSEKAVSNRMRQVSQESAYLQAQDRLSSPAGSSPVLLFPLCCRRCGLTLDAIDMEDSDMQVCHRCSLDPLVKDGVDCSRSQFGPLESHQGGNQPYRCPLCPFLSHYPHHLARHAHIHAAEKPHRCPQCSYTSSHLDNLKRHLRVHTGEKPYQCPSCSYACGNLANLRRHERIHSGAKPFHCDICGYSCNQSMNLKRHMLRHTGEKPYACAECDYTTGHLDNYKRHQRKHGADNWDRPGAQHDLGWAEEHQENQGRD from the exons ATGCCGCGGAGGAAACAGTCTAATCCGCAGCCCGTTAAAT TGGAGTTGGAAGATGGCGGCGTGGCAGGCAACACGGGTTGTCTGCTTCTGGACGATGACATCCGGCCGAGTGGAGACTTGGGCTTTGGCAAGTCTGAAATTTTGCCTTTGGATGCCGATTCCG ATCTTTCAGGACAGTTCCTCTCATGTAAAGGTTGTGGTCAACTTCTTTGTGACACGCCACTGGGAGCAGCGTTTGATCATG GACTAGACTGTGGTCTTAAGTCGGACCTCTACTGTCTCACCTGCGAAAGCGATTTCCAGGGTGCGGCCTCCATCAAATCCAGGCAGGCGGCGGACGCCAAGATGGCCGACGGATCCTTGGTCGTTACGTCGGACAGGAAGAAAAGAAGTCAAATGGGCGCGACTGGGGAGCTTCCTCCTAAAGTCTACTCCTGCTCACTGTGCACCTTCACGTCCCGTTACTCCAATCACCTGAAACGGCACATGCACATCCACGCCGGAGAGAAACCCTACCGCTGCCCCGTTTGCCCCTACGCTTCCACGCAGCTCGTCAACCTGAAGCgccacgcgcgcacgcacacgggaGAAAAGCCGTACCGCTGCCATCAGTGCAGTCACGCCTGCAGTTCCCTCGGCAACCTGCGCCGGCACCAACGCATGCACGAGATGGATCGGCGGCCGAGGAGGGGGAAGGAGACGACGACGAGAGCCAGTGGGAGAAAAGTCAAGGGGAAAAGCGAAAAAG CCGTCTCCAACCGGATGCGGCAAGTTTCTCAGGAGTCGGCTTACCTGCAGGCGCAGGACAGGCTGAGCTCGCCCGCCGGCTCGTCGCCTGTCCTGCTGTTCCCGCTGTGCTGCCGGCGGTGCGGCCTCACGCTGGACGCCATCGACATGGAGGACAGCGATATGCAA GTGTGTCATCGTTGCTCGTTGGACCCGCTGGTCAAAGATGGCGTTGATTGTTCAAGAAGTCAGTTTGGGCCTCTGGAGTCGCACCAGGGTGGCAACCAGCCCTACCGCTGCCCTCTGTGTCCCTTTCTATCGCACTACCCCCACCACCTGGCCCGCCACGCCCACATCCACGCCGCGGAGAAACCTCACCGCTGTCCGCAGTGCTCCTACACTTCCTCCCACCTGGACAACCTCAAGCGCCACCTGCGCGtgcacacgggcgagaagccctACCAATGCCCGTCGTGCAGCTACGCCTGCGGCAACCTGGCCAACCTGCGGCGCCACGAGCGCATCCACTCGGGCGCCAAGCCTTTCCACTGTGACATTTGCGGCTACTCGTGCAACCAGAGCATGAACTTGAAGAGACACATGTTGCGACACACCGGCGAGAAGCCGTACGCCTGCGCCGAGTGTGACTACACCACGGGACATTTGGACAATTACAAACGACATCAGAGGAAACATGGCGCGGACAACTGGGACCGGCCGGGGGCCCAACATGACCTCGGCTGGGCCGAAGAACACCAGGAGAACCAAGGGCGCGATTAA
- the LOC133167761 gene encoding high affinity cGMP-specific 3',5'-cyclic phosphodiesterase 9A-like: protein MQVVLHTLGFLHVTLSRQLIFIPGACHAPPRLQMATKIIHFLVNGKVERAEFRADCTTEDVKDLFRAAAEASPHHILKLYKANGSVVNISPMLEPNSQDSYYRLEVVASDLQSIGVKSDVDNMESRLCHLETKVQQDAGNTPEIINNLKSQVESFKRKLESVKHLSWMGLFRDESPQQLSKFPAKAKGLQLNIEEEHREVRKKFLNMSSLRVIEEVRQQLKTPMFDNWQWEEPEMLVLLQVMFTDLDFLTVFHIEVDVLRNFLFEVYCHYNNIPFHNFQHCFCVTQMMYGLIWLTDIWSKLDPMDLLILLTSALCHDLDHPGYSNVYQINAQTDLALRYNDISPLENHHCAVAFGILAKEESNILKHVTTEQYKHIRAGMIRCILATDMARHNEILNKFKSVQPVFDFKNTDHTEVLMKIMVKVSDISNEARPMAVAEAWLDCLLQEFFNQGDAEKLKGLPVTPFMDRDKVSKPSSQTSFIRFVLLPLFTEITKLFPCLEQHILEPVRRALEYYSDLERATQQEAAAAANKP, encoded by the exons ATGCAGGTGGTCCTACACACATTGGGCTTTTTACATGTCACTCTGTCAAGACAACTCATTTTCATTCCCGGAGCCTGTCATGCCCCACCGCGCCTACAAATGGCCAcgaaaataattcattttttgGTAAATGGCAAAGTGGAGCGAGCAGAGTTTAGAGCAGACTGCACGACTGAAGATGTTAAAG ACCTGTTCCGAGCGGCAGCGGAGGCGTCTCCTCATCACATCCTGAAGCTGTACAAAGCCAACGGCAGCGTGGTGAATATCTCGCCCATGCTGGAGCCCAACAGCCAGGACTCGTACTACCGGCTGGAGGTGGTGGCATCTGATCTTCAGA GCATTGGTGTAAAAAGTGACGTGGACAACATGGAGAGCAG GTTGTGTCACCTAGAAACCAAAGTCCAGCAAGATGCAGGCAACACTCCAGAAATTATCAATAACCTCAAAAGTCAGGTGGAGTCTTTCAAACGAAAGCTGGAG agCGTCAAGCACCTGAGCTGGATGGGTTTGTTCAGGGATGAGAGTCCACAACAGCTTTCAAAGTTCCCAGCGAAAGCCAAAGGGCTTCAGTTGAACATAGAAGAGGAGCATCGGGAGGTTCGCAAGAAGTTCCTCAACATGAG CTCGCTGCGGGTGATAGAAGAAGTGAGACAGCAACTGAAAACTCCCATGTTTGACAATTG GCAGTGGGAGGAGCCAGAGATGCTGGTACTCCTCCAGGTGATGTTCACCGACCTGGACTTCCTGACAGTGTTTCACATCGAAGTGGATGTTCTCCGGAACTTCCTGTTTGAGGTCTACTGCCACTACAACAACATCCCCTTCCATAACTTCCAGCACTGCTTCTGCGTTACGCAGATG ATGTACGGGCTCATTTGGCTGACAGACATCTGGAGCAAACTAGATCCAATGGACCTTCTGATCTTGTTGACCTCTGCGCTATGCCATGACCTGGACCACCCCGGCTACAGCAACGTCTACCAG ATCAACGCCCAGACCGACCTGGCTCTTCGTTACAATGACATCTCACCGTTGGAGAACCACCACTGCGCAGTGGCCTTCGGCATCCTGGCCAAG GAGGAGTCCAACATCCTCAAGCACGTGACCACGGAGCAGTACAAACACATTCGAGCAGGGATGATCAG GTGCATTCTGGCCACCGACATGGCGAGACACAACGAAATCCTCAATAAGTTCAAGAGCGTCCAGCCTGTCTTTGACTTCAAAAACACGGATCACACTGAAGTG TTAATGAAGATCATGGTGAAGGTGAGCGACATCTCCAACGAGGCCAGGCCGATGGCGGTGGCCGAGGCCTGGCTGGACTGTCTGCTGCAGGAGTTTTTCAACCAG GGGGACGCAGAAAAACTCAAAGGACTTCCGGTGACTCCATTTATGGACCGTGACAAAGTGTCCAAGCCGTCCTCCCAAACCAGTTTCATTCGCTTTGTCCTGTTGCCGCTCTTCACAGAGATCACCAAGCTCTTTCCCTGTCTGGAG CAACATATTCTGGAGCCAGTGAGGCGGGCCCTGGAGTACTACTCGGACCTGGagcgagccactcagcaggaggcggcggcggcggcaaacaAACCCTGA